The region CATTCGCCAAGCTCAAGCAGAAGTAAGCGGGTTCTTCAGCGCGTGACTGAGTCAGGCGCTGAAGTTCACGAGACTGTGCGCGACCCGTCCTGACATAGGTTGACGCCCAGGTCAGGACAAGCCAGCGGCAAAAAAAAGCCCACGCAAGATTGCGTGGGCTTTTTTGTCTCTGGTCGCTCGCCACACTTCGGCATGCAAGGCGCTTACGATCCTGGGTCCGCGCTCAAATCTCGATCTTCGTTCCCAATTCCACCACCCGATTGGCCGGAATGCTGAAGAAATCGGTCGGCTTGGCGGCGTTCTGATGCATCCATGCGAACACACGTTCGCGCCACACCGACATGCCCGGCAACTGCGTCGGCACCACCGTTTCGCGCGCGAGGAAGAACGACGTGTCCATCAACTCGAACGTCATGTCGTGCGTGCGGCCGACCTCGAGCAACACCGCCTTCACGTCAGGCGTTTCGTTGAAACCGTATGCCGCCTTGACGAGGTACAAGCCGCCGTTGAGATCCTTGACCGTCACGCGTTCCGCGTCATTCACGTACGGGATATCGAGCGTCACGAAGGTCAGGAAAATGGTGCGCTCGTGCAGCACCTTGTTGTGCTTCAGGTTGTGCAGCAAGCTCACCGGCACGAGTGAGTCGCTGCCCGTCAGATAGATCGCGGTACCCGAGACGCGGTGCGGCGGATGCGCGAGCAAGCCTTGCAGGAACGGCATAAGCGGAATACCGTCAGCCGCCGTACGCTCCTTGACGATCATCCTGCCCTTGAACCAGGTCATCAGCAAAAAGAACAGGAGCGCGCCAATGCCAAGCGGCAGCCAGCCACCTTCCGCAACCTTGAGCAGATTGGCGCCGAAAAAGCCCAGGTCGACCGCCATGAACACGCCGATGATCATCGCCACGAGGAACTTGTTCCAGTTCCATACCTTCACCATGACGACGCAGGCGAGGATCGTGGTGATGACCATAGTGGCCGTCACCGCAATACCGTACGCGGCGGCGAGGTTATCCGAACTCTTGAATGCGAGCACGATGCACAGAATGATGAACAACAGCATCCAGTTCACCACCGGCACATAGATCTGGCCGATCGCCAGTTCCGACGTATGCAGAATCTTCATGCGCGGCACGTAGCCGAGCTGGATCGCCTGGCTCGTCAGCGAATAGGCACCGGAAATCACCGCCTGCGACGCGATCACGGTCGCCACCGTCGATAGCACCACGAGCGGCAGCAGCGCCCAATCCGGCGCGAGCAGGAAGAACGGGTTTTCGATCGCCTTCGCGTCATGCATCAGCAGCGCGCCCTGGCCGAAGTAGTTCAGCACCAGCGAAGGCATCACGAGGACGTACCAGGCCATCCGGATCGGCTTGGCGCCAAAGTGGCCCATGTCGGCGTAGAGCGCTTCCGCGCCTGTCAACACCAGCACGACCGAGCCGAGCACCACATAAGCCTGCAACACGTGCGCGGCCATAAAGGTGTAGGCGTAGTACGGATTCAGCGCGCGGATCACGTTCGGCGACTGAATGATGTGCCACAGACCCAGAGCGGCGAGCACCAGGAACCACAGCACCATGATCGGGCCGAACAGGCGGCCGACGGTGGCCGTGCCGTGCCGCTGAATCCAGAACAGCAGCACGAGGATCACCATGGTAAGCGGCAACACGAGATGGGACAGATTGGGCGCCGCGATCTCCAGACCTTCGACTGCCGAGATCACCGAGATGGCGGGCGTAATCACCGCGTCGCCATAGAACATGCAGGCGCCGAAAATGCCGAGCATCATCAGCAAGCCGGCCATTTTCGACTTCTGGTCGATAGAGCGCATCGCCAGCGCCATCAGCGCGAGGACACCCCCTTCGCCGTTGTTGTCGGCGCGCATCACGAACAACACATACTTGATGCCGACCACGATCACGATCGCCCAGAACAGCAGCGAGATCACGCCCAGAATCGATTGATCGGTCAGCGGAATGCCATGCGACGGGCTGAAGGCCTCTTTCAACGAGTACAACGGGCTCGTGCCGATATCGCCGAATACCACTCCGATCGCGGCAATTGCGAGGGAAGGCAGAGGCTGTTTGTGCACGTGATTGTTATCTGTCATAGACGCGAGGAAATCCGTTCCCTGAGCGGAAAAAACGACCGCTATTCTAAACTGCCCGCCTAGCGCCGCCCGGCTTGTTGTGGATACACCACGTGGATGGTCCGCGAAGTGTAGCACCGCGATTTGGGCGCGTCTGCTGCGTCAGGCGTTTCGCCGGCGCTGGCGAGCGCATTCCGCGGAGCGCCGCACCGTTCTTAGCCCGCGCTACGACATACACACCAAGCAGGCGCTTAGCACCCCGCACTCACACACAATGCATATAC is a window of Paraburkholderia phytofirmans OLGA172 DNA encoding:
- a CDS encoding potassium transporter Kup; the encoded protein is MTDNNHVHKQPLPSLAIAAIGVVFGDIGTSPLYSLKEAFSPSHGIPLTDQSILGVISLLFWAIVIVVGIKYVLFVMRADNNGEGGVLALMALAMRSIDQKSKMAGLLMMLGIFGACMFYGDAVITPAISVISAVEGLEIAAPNLSHLVLPLTMVILVLLFWIQRHGTATVGRLFGPIMVLWFLVLAALGLWHIIQSPNVIRALNPYYAYTFMAAHVLQAYVVLGSVVLVLTGAEALYADMGHFGAKPIRMAWYVLVMPSLVLNYFGQGALLMHDAKAIENPFFLLAPDWALLPLVVLSTVATVIASQAVISGAYSLTSQAIQLGYVPRMKILHTSELAIGQIYVPVVNWMLLFIILCIVLAFKSSDNLAAAYGIAVTATMVITTILACVVMVKVWNWNKFLVAMIIGVFMAVDLGFFGANLLKVAEGGWLPLGIGALLFFLLMTWFKGRMIVKERTAADGIPLMPFLQGLLAHPPHRVSGTAIYLTGSDSLVPVSLLHNLKHNKVLHERTIFLTFVTLDIPYVNDAERVTVKDLNGGLYLVKAAYGFNETPDVKAVLLEVGRTHDMTFELMDTSFFLARETVVPTQLPGMSVWRERVFAWMHQNAAKPTDFFSIPANRVVELGTKIEI